TGCAAACACCGGGGAACTCAGACATACGCTTATCGGACATCAGGAAAATGTAGACGTCGTTGTGTTCAACCCCGACGGCAGCATCATTGCAAGTGGCAGTCAAGACAATACCGTCCGCCTCTGGAATGCCGAAACAGGGGCACTCCTGAGGACCCTGAGAGGGCACAGCTCTTACCTCATCAGTCTCGCCTTTAATGCTGATGGAAGCATGTTAGCCAGTGGCAGTGAAGATGATACAATAAGCATCTGGAATGTCACAGCAGGCACCCACATCACCACGCTTTTCGGACACGAAGCCGGCGTTGAGACACTCGCCTTTAGTCCCGACAGCAGCAAACTTGTCAGCGGCAGTCGAGACGATACAATACGCATCTGGAATGTAGAAACCTACGAAATCTTGCACACCCTTACTGAACATGAAGACGACGTGGTGAGTGTCGCCTTGAGCCCAGACGGAAATACTTTCGCCAGTGCAGGCAGAGACAGGACAATACGCTTCTGGAATATAGAAACCGGGGAACTTCAAGATACACTACTGGATGAAGAGAATCAAGCGACAAGTGTCGTTTTCACACCTGATGGTAGAGTCCTTGCCAGTGGAAGCAGTGACACCACCATCCGTTTGTGGGACGCGACCATGGGCACGGAACTGATCCTATTAGATGGACATACGTGGAATGTCACAACTGTGGCGGTCAACTCCGAAGGATCCCTACTGGCAAGTGGAAGCTTTGATGGCACAGTGCTATTGTGGAATCTAACACTTGCACGAGAAACCGGGGAACTCTTAGCAGCACTCGTGGATGACCTCTTAGGAGATTTAAACAATGATGGGACTGTCAATATCCTTGATCTTGTCCTCCTCGCATCGCGTTTCGATGAAACAGGGGAAAATGAGGCAGACCTAAACAAAGACGGGATCGTCAATATACGAGACCTCGTACTACTCGCAGATGCATTGGGCGGTGCTGGAGGGGCATTTCTGGCGAACGCATTGGAAGGCACCGGTGCCGCACCCGCACTGCAAGCCAGTTCAACCGAACTGTTGACTGCAGCTGAGGTCATGAACTGGTTGAGCCTTGCTAAACAAGAAGGCTCCTTGGACGCTCTTGAAACCGGGCTCCCCAAAGGACTCTCCTATCAAAGAGGAATCCAGGTACTGGAACGGCTCTTGGAGCTGCTGGTACCGAAAACAACAGCACTCTTACCCAACTATCCCAACCCGTTCAATCCTGAAACGTGGATTCCCTACCAATTGGCAGCACCTGCAAATGTCGCCATAACCATCTATTCGACGAATGGACAGT
The sequence above is drawn from the Candidatus Poribacteria bacterium genome and encodes:
- a CDS encoding T9SS type A sorting domain-containing protein, with product MKKLFSFIRFKSIFGLFFIFTLLTTSTLYLPSSFAQDSPQWHLPEGATARLGKGWLYDIQYSPDGTRLAVSGSLGIWIYDTATDEPLELFTGIKYGIPSIAYTPDGTILAGGGNDATIRLWNTATGEMLHTLTGHQRSVRSVAFSPDGSMLASGSRDNDVRLWNPDTGELINTLTGHTEGISSIAFSPDGKTLISGSNDDTVRVWNVETGELQHTLMAHQDDVYSVAFSPDGKTLASGDLSAIINLWDPATGVHKITLTGHTSSIFDINFSDDSSLLASASEDDTVRLWHVNTGAHINTFVGHTADVYRAIFAPDGQTLATGAWDASIRFWDLRTGKQLKTISGHTDVVLSVTFSADGSTLATRSWDKTIRLWDANTGELRHTLIGHQENVDVVVFNPDGSIIASGSQDNTVRLWNAETGALLRTLRGHSSYLISLAFNADGSMLASGSEDDTISIWNVTAGTHITTLFGHEAGVETLAFSPDSSKLVSGSRDDTIRIWNVETYEILHTLTEHEDDVVSVALSPDGNTFASAGRDRTIRFWNIETGELQDTLLDEENQATSVVFTPDGRVLASGSSDTTIRLWDATMGTELILLDGHTWNVTTVAVNSEGSLLASGSFDGTVLLWNLTLARETGELLAALVDDLLGDLNNDGTVNILDLVLLASRFDETGENEADLNKDGIVNIRDLVLLADALGGAGGAFLANALEGTGAAPALQASSTELLTAAEVMNWLSLAKQEGSLDALETGLPKGLSYQRGIQVLERLLELLVPKTTALLPNYPNPFNPETWIPYQLAAPANVAITIYSTNGQLVRTLQLGHQAMGVYETRSRAAHWDGRNEFGEQVASGVYFYVLTAGDFSATRKMLIRK